A genomic stretch from Primulina huaijiensis isolate GDHJ02 chromosome 14, ASM1229523v2, whole genome shotgun sequence includes:
- the LOC140956672 gene encoding protein BREAKING OF ASYMMETRY IN THE STOMATAL LINEAGE-like has protein sequence MSSPCTRLDRCRVKDLASCFYPCRFPLEEESPGTIIRSTIPQMQKARMDANSKRSSKTRDSSRKTSDANKICNEEEKGESSAQSSTLDSTDDNEVEEGSSRDPKWPRFSEEDYIVFCFREDGAIHMINDSKPSKTYDENNKKFRRQDRAERSCDAIRGGGFDEHVEDTQTDAEEIPILVAKGEEKWCNEMESDWPEDEIKEIDSATIETKQGFEEESFESCNSNKSDTSTNSFSFPKLGIEWIGSPVHMPKPEKHRATSVLLHCCRF, from the exons ATGAGCTCACCTTGTACAAGGCTCGATCGATGTCGAGTTAAAGATCTGGCGTCATGCTTTTACCCTTGCAGGTTTCCTCTGG AAGAAGAATCTCCTGGTACCATCATCCGTAGCACGATCCCTCAAATGCAAAAAGCAAGAATGGATGCTAACTCGAAACGTTCGAGTAAAACCCGCGATTCGTCTAGGAAAACTTCGGATGCAaacaaaatatgcaatgaaGAAGAGAAAGGGGAGTCATCTGCTCAAAGTTCGACACTAGATAGTACTGACGACAATGAAGTCGAAGAGGGAAGCAGCAGAGATCCTAAATGGCCTCGATTTTCGGAAGAGGATTACATAGTTTTTTGCTTTAGAGAAGATGGGGCTATCCATATGATCAATGATAGCAAGCCATCAAAAACATATGATGAAAACAACAAAAAG TTTCGTCGTCAAGATCGAGCCGAGCGATCTTGTGATGCTATAAGAGGGGGAGGTTTCGATGAACACGTAGAGGATACTCAAACAGATGCGGAAGAAATCCCCATTTTGGTTGCAAAG GGTGAGGAAAAATGGTGCAATGAGATGGAAAGTGATTGGCCTGAAGATGAAATCAAAGAGATTGACTCTGCTACCATTGAGACCAAGCAGGGATTCGAAGAAGAATCTTTCGAGTCTTGTAACTCTAATAAATCAGATACCAGCACAAACTCCTTCTCCTTCCCGAA ATTGGGTATTGAATGGATAGGGAGTCCAGTTCACATGCCCAAGCCGGAAAAACACAGGGCCACAAGTGTGCTTCTTCACTGTTGCAGATTCTAA